One region of Chlorobiota bacterium genomic DNA includes:
- a CDS encoding OmpH family outer membrane protein, with the protein MTNIALRTLGCVLFSLLVLHPSAANAQLRIGYVETETIISTHKEFKAVEAQLQVYRKQFEDTLGMLKAKYDQELEDYQKKQATMAPDAKQQREGEILQLRDYILQYQQAKFGQQGDILAKQNELLMPLREKIKKIIAKVAKEEKVAVVFENSNLVYIDQDPKTTVNITFKVLDYLSRESQ; encoded by the coding sequence ATGACGAACATCGCTTTGCGCACACTTGGTTGTGTGCTTTTCTCACTACTGGTCCTGCATCCTTCGGCAGCCAACGCGCAACTGCGCATCGGTTATGTCGAGACTGAGACGATCATCAGCACCCACAAGGAATTTAAGGCTGTTGAAGCACAGCTCCAGGTTTATCGGAAACAATTCGAGGATACGCTGGGGATGCTGAAAGCAAAGTATGACCAAGAGTTGGAGGACTACCAGAAAAAGCAGGCCACAATGGCCCCCGATGCCAAGCAACAGCGTGAAGGGGAAATCCTGCAATTGCGCGATTATATCTTGCAGTACCAGCAGGCAAAATTCGGACAACAGGGTGACATCCTTGCAAAACAGAACGAACTGCTGATGCCACTCCGCGAAAAAATCAAGAAGATTATCGCCAAAGTTGCGAAAGAAGAAAAAGTGGCAGTAGTGTTCGAAAACAGCAACTTGGTCTATATTGACCAAGATCCAAAAA
- the bamA gene encoding outer membrane protein assembly factor BamA, with protein sequence MILTRSLIATSLAMLLTHQLANAQTPEATPQSLRIRDIRVEGNETASASAIIAYSNLHIGDVIAAGSEAFPKAIKNLMDRRLFSDVKIYVEDMRGDEGAIVISVKEYGRVGAITFQGNDEFSQKDLEAVTTIRTGDIASPYEIDRSRAKIRAKYGEEGYLFTKVKVETTPSEEDGRNNLTFQIEEGPEVSIGIITINGNSAIPDDDLKGAMSEVKEKSWWQFWRSSGFDRKKLKKDEELLVDYYRTRGFINASVLSDSISIDPTTGKADVDITVSEGRQVFLRNVALAGNTVYPSATLLRRLDVDTNAPYNQVRLEKNLNGNEDQTDVRSLYLDNGYLTFNAQLSEQPVSGDTVDVLIKMVEGNPANIRYVTISGNTRTKDKVIRRELFTHPGDVFSKASVIRSLRNLANLNYFNPERLEPAVQPVDATTVDITYKVEERPSDTFNASIGLSSQGLTGMLGVSFNNFSLTEPLQGGGGQILNFNWEFGSYVTTFSLGLTEPYLFDWPVTLGSSVFYQTQDLTTVSTSENKLRRAGLSVTAGWKPGWPDDFFRTDMVVRFLRNDISGTSTYYRNGTEFSSTLSVSRSSIDNPVFPKYGSRFTLSSTVAGLGNAEYVKPELKLDFYSPIVDVTESNSLVFYLSSEFGYLYNYGDFANIPPLSLYAMGGTGLTALNSVPLRGYEDRSIGPIGGDGIPVGQVYNKIATELRFSIALNPIPIFVLAFAEAGNVWSNLSEVDPFNLKRSAGFGIRVMVPPVGILGFDYGYGFDPSGSIQRPGVVPERSGWQFHFQFGK encoded by the coding sequence ATGATTCTTACCAGATCGTTGATTGCAACCAGCTTGGCAATGTTGCTGACCCATCAGCTTGCCAACGCACAAACACCGGAAGCCACGCCACAATCGCTTCGTATCCGCGACATCCGCGTGGAGGGGAACGAGACCGCAAGCGCCTCGGCAATCATCGCCTACTCCAACCTCCATATCGGCGATGTTATCGCCGCAGGAAGCGAAGCATTCCCCAAAGCCATTAAAAATTTGATGGATCGGCGGCTGTTCAGTGACGTTAAAATCTACGTGGAGGATATGCGGGGCGATGAAGGGGCAATCGTTATCAGCGTGAAAGAGTACGGGCGCGTTGGCGCAATCACCTTTCAGGGGAACGATGAGTTCAGCCAGAAAGACTTGGAAGCCGTCACCACCATTCGCACGGGCGACATCGCGTCACCGTATGAGATTGACCGATCACGCGCCAAAATCCGCGCAAAGTATGGCGAAGAGGGCTACCTTTTCACCAAAGTAAAAGTGGAAACGACCCCATCCGAAGAGGATGGCCGCAATAACCTCACCTTCCAAATTGAAGAAGGGCCGGAGGTAAGCATCGGGATCATTACGATCAACGGGAACTCCGCAATCCCTGATGATGACCTGAAAGGTGCGATGAGCGAAGTGAAGGAGAAATCGTGGTGGCAATTCTGGCGTTCTTCCGGTTTCGACCGGAAGAAGCTGAAAAAAGATGAGGAGTTGCTTGTGGATTATTACCGCACGCGTGGCTTTATCAATGCTTCGGTTCTCTCCGACTCTATTTCCATTGACCCAACCACCGGAAAAGCCGACGTTGACATCACTGTCTCGGAAGGTCGGCAAGTCTTTTTGCGGAACGTGGCTCTTGCTGGGAACACCGTCTATCCTTCGGCAACGCTTCTCCGCCGCCTGGATGTTGACACAAACGCCCCCTACAATCAGGTGCGGCTGGAAAAAAATCTGAATGGGAACGAGGATCAGACCGACGTCCGTTCGCTCTATCTTGATAACGGTTATTTAACGTTCAACGCACAGTTAAGCGAGCAACCGGTCAGTGGTGACACGGTGGATGTTCTGATCAAAATGGTGGAGGGGAACCCTGCCAATATCCGGTACGTCACAATCAGCGGAAACACCCGCACGAAGGATAAAGTGATCCGCCGGGAATTGTTCACCCACCCTGGCGATGTCTTCAGCAAAGCATCGGTGATCCGCTCGCTTCGCAATCTTGCCAACCTGAACTACTTCAACCCCGAACGCCTTGAACCAGCCGTTCAGCCAGTTGATGCCACAACCGTTGACATCACCTACAAAGTAGAGGAACGCCCCAGCGACACCTTCAACGCATCAATCGGCCTTAGCTCGCAAGGGCTAACGGGAATGCTTGGTGTCTCCTTCAATAATTTCTCCCTCACTGAACCGTTGCAGGGTGGTGGTGGGCAAATCCTGAATTTTAATTGGGAGTTTGGCTCCTACGTCACAACATTTTCTCTGGGATTAACCGAGCCATATCTGTTCGATTGGCCGGTCACGCTGGGGTCAAGCGTTTTTTATCAGACCCAAGATCTAACGACCGTCAGCACCAGCGAGAACAAACTGCGCCGCGCCGGGCTTTCGGTGACAGCTGGATGGAAACCGGGGTGGCCCGATGATTTCTTCCGCACCGACATGGTGGTCCGCTTCCTTCGCAACGACATCAGCGGAACCAGCACCTACTACCGGAACGGAACGGAATTTAGCTCAACGCTCAGCGTCTCCCGCTCCAGCATTGATAATCCGGTATTTCCCAAATATGGCTCCCGCTTCACGCTTAGCTCAACCGTTGCCGGGCTTGGCAATGCCGAGTACGTCAAGCCGGAACTGAAGCTGGATTTCTACTCACCCATTGTTGACGTGACAGAATCCAACAGCCTTGTCTTCTACTTAAGCAGCGAATTCGGCTACTTATATAATTATGGAGATTTTGCCAACATCCCACCGCTTTCGTTATATGCGATGGGGGGGACAGGGCTTACGGCACTGAATTCCGTTCCATTACGCGGCTACGAAGACCGCTCAATTGGCCCAATCGGTGGCGATGGAATTCCAGTTGGCCAGGTCTATAATAAAATCGCAACCGAGCTTCGCTTCTCGATAGCACTCAACCCCATTCCCATTTTCGTGCTGGCATTTGCCGAGGCCGGAAACGTCTGGTCAAACCTTAGCGAGGTTGACCCGTTCAACCTGAAGCGTTCGGCTGGCTTTGGGATTCGAGTGATGGTTCCTCCGGTAGGAATTTTAGGATTTGATTATGGCTACGGATTCGACCCCAGCGGCTCAATCCAACGCCCGGGCGTAGTTCCCGAGCGTTCGGGCTGGCAATTCCACTTCCAGTTTGGCAAGTAG
- a CDS encoding isoprenyl transferase — protein sequence MSSWSTPQTESDLQIQQEFKASGMLPKHVAIIMDGNGRWAKEQRLPRVSGHRAGVDSVRDIVQACGQLDIPYLTLYAFSTENWKRPKSEVSVLMDLLMVYLRNELEDLHRNNVRLSAIGQLNALPKPVQKQLHSSMEQLAGNTGLNLTLALSYSGRWDIVRGVQTLALDVRRGKLSPEDITEDLFRTYLTTASLPDPDLLIRTSGEMRLSNFLLWEMAYAELHIASVFWPEFRRDHLYQALSDFLQRERRFGKTSEQLTDKEVPARSYVQKIIDLIKRP from the coding sequence GTGAGCAGCTGGTCAACACCACAAACCGAGAGCGACCTGCAGATTCAGCAGGAGTTCAAAGCATCAGGAATGTTGCCGAAGCACGTTGCCATCATTATGGACGGCAATGGCCGATGGGCAAAAGAGCAACGGCTTCCGCGCGTATCGGGGCATCGTGCCGGGGTGGATTCCGTCCGTGATATTGTCCAAGCCTGTGGGCAGCTTGATATCCCGTACCTGACGCTGTACGCTTTCTCCACCGAAAACTGGAAACGCCCCAAAAGTGAAGTTTCCGTTCTCATGGATCTGCTGATGGTCTATCTGCGCAACGAGCTTGAAGACCTTCACCGGAACAACGTCCGGCTTAGCGCGATTGGCCAGCTAAACGCACTTCCCAAACCGGTGCAGAAGCAACTCCATTCCAGCATGGAACAGCTTGCGGGAAACACAGGGCTGAATCTAACGCTGGCTCTTAGCTACAGCGGGCGGTGGGACATCGTTCGTGGGGTGCAAACGTTAGCCTTGGATGTCCGCCGGGGAAAACTTTCGCCGGAAGATATCACCGAGGACTTATTCCGAACCTACTTAACAACCGCAAGCCTTCCCGACCCCGACTTGCTGATCCGCACCAGCGGCGAAATGCGGCTAAGCAACTTCCTGCTGTGGGAAATGGCCTACGCAGAGCTTCATATTGCCAGCGTCTTCTGGCCGGAGTTCCGCCGCGACCATCTCTATCAAGCCCTCAGCGATTTCTTGCAACGGGAACGCCGCTTCGGGAAAACCAGCGAACAGCTTACCGACAAAGAAGTCCCTGCACGCTCGTACGTTCAAAAGATCATTGATCTGATAAAACGGCCATAA
- a CDS encoding DUF1800 domain-containing protein, whose protein sequence is MDRRKFLSAQRPPLPLPTTLTNNTPASKQGASLLAAGGLEPYVPRAEKPWNAQRAAHLFRRAGFGCNWGDIQNALALSPGAIVDGLLSSEPLPSPPGNWVSQDYFQNSNAASAQYATWLRELQEWWFGLMADPKNMLREKMVLFWHNHFVSEYQVVYYTQYLYIQNQLFREFAFGDFKELTKRVTIDPAMLIYLDGYVSKAGNPNENYARELLELFAIGTGFYADGTPHYTEHDIIELARALTGWTPDRLSVRFNPASFDSSMKTIFGKSAGYGIQGKAEADVIDLIFEQVDKDVQQPRSAVFLCSKLYQTFVHHEPNMEIVAAMAQTLVENNWSVKAVLKALLSSEHFFDENVMGALIKSPADFMLASVRGFNLQPTMASSNRAVDRPETHDPITVMWYLSQWLFYPPNVKGWPGGRTWISSVTAPLRVRYAKMWVEPIPNSLPYQFDPVAFITSLPDADDVHKVLDNLITLLLPVPLDEETKKVLLAELLGGGFDYEWKPAQSAQKIRSCLVRLTSLAEFQLM, encoded by the coding sequence ATGGATCGCCGCAAATTCCTTTCTGCACAACGCCCGCCGCTCCCCTTACCAACAACGCTCACCAATAACACGCCTGCTTCCAAGCAAGGAGCCTCGCTTCTTGCTGCCGGCGGATTGGAACCTTACGTGCCACGTGCCGAAAAGCCGTGGAATGCCCAACGTGCGGCGCACTTGTTCCGCCGTGCGGGCTTTGGCTGCAATTGGGGGGATATCCAAAACGCCCTTGCCCTTTCCCCGGGGGCAATCGTTGATGGATTGCTCTCCTCAGAACCGCTTCCTTCTCCCCCAGGAAACTGGGTTAGCCAAGATTATTTCCAGAACAGCAACGCCGCAAGTGCCCAGTATGCCACATGGTTACGGGAGCTTCAGGAGTGGTGGTTTGGGTTGATGGCCGACCCCAAAAATATGCTCCGCGAAAAGATGGTGCTGTTCTGGCACAACCATTTTGTGAGCGAGTACCAAGTGGTGTATTACACCCAGTACCTGTATATCCAGAACCAGCTGTTCCGGGAGTTCGCGTTTGGGGACTTCAAGGAGCTGACAAAGCGTGTGACCATTGACCCTGCGATGCTGATCTACTTGGATGGATACGTCAGCAAGGCGGGAAATCCCAACGAGAACTACGCACGCGAGCTGCTGGAATTGTTCGCAATCGGGACAGGGTTCTACGCCGATGGAACGCCACATTACACCGAACATGACATCATCGAGCTTGCACGCGCCTTAACCGGTTGGACCCCCGACCGTTTATCGGTGCGGTTCAATCCCGCAAGTTTTGATAGCTCGATGAAAACCATCTTCGGGAAATCTGCTGGCTACGGGATCCAAGGAAAAGCCGAGGCAGATGTTATTGACCTGATCTTCGAGCAAGTTGATAAAGATGTCCAGCAGCCACGCTCGGCGGTCTTCCTTTGCTCGAAACTCTACCAAACCTTCGTTCACCACGAGCCGAACATGGAGATTGTGGCCGCAATGGCGCAGACGTTGGTGGAGAATAACTGGTCGGTAAAAGCAGTGTTGAAGGCACTTCTCAGCAGCGAGCATTTCTTCGATGAGAATGTGATGGGGGCATTAATCAAAAGCCCTGCTGATTTTATGCTTGCTTCGGTGCGTGGTTTTAACCTGCAGCCAACCATGGCTTCAAGCAATCGTGCGGTTGACCGCCCCGAAACCCACGATCCCATCACCGTGATGTGGTATCTGTCGCAATGGCTGTTCTATCCGCCAAACGTGAAAGGGTGGCCAGGCGGGCGAACATGGATCAGCAGCGTCACGGCTCCGTTACGCGTCCGCTACGCCAAGATGTGGGTGGAACCGATCCCGAATTCCTTGCCGTACCAATTCGATCCGGTTGCATTTATCACTTCCCTGCCCGATGCCGATGATGTCCATAAAGTGCTCGATAACCTTATCACGCTCCTCCTCCCTGTCCCGCTGGATGAGGAAACCAAGAAGGTTCTGCTTGCCGAGCTTCTTGGCGGCGGGTTCGACTACGAATGGAAGCCTGCGCAATCGGCCCAGAAGATCCGTTCCTGCTTAGTCCGGCTGACAAGTTTGGCCGAATTCCAGTTGATGTAA
- a CDS encoding DUF1501 domain-containing protein, protein MKRRQFLVRALQAGTLIPLASTGLFARPLARHFFARPSAASDRILVLINLNGGNDGLNTVVPYADPLYFKARPNIKLPTDQVLKLNNDLALHPSMGAVHDMFKAGTAAVVSNVGYPYQDRSHFRSTDIWNSASDAEKVLFTGWIGRYIENAHPEYPAQLPTAPFAIQVSSSTSLLLQGEAGNTGIAIDNPDRFYNLAKGLGSSDSPVPATLAGPELKYVREILEQSNTFSTAINQAMLGSTTNAQYDADNFSSQLKVVARLINGGLGTTVFVVTLGGFDTHSAQLAQQAALLGRLSRGIKSFFDDITASGNANRVTCVTYSEFGRRVNENGSAGTDHGAAAPLFVFGNSVNGGEIYGGNPNLTDLDSRGDIQYTVDFRQVYAAVLEDWMGLTNADAKNALLGDFTKLPLFKTSSSYYADDAVMAGMVLEQNAPNPAISGTTVTFTTPIQGYATLRLYSADGRFAGEYLSQTVQAGQHRIPVNVSNIPSGRYLYRLQIGRFQMEKWMTVVR, encoded by the coding sequence ATGAAACGCCGACAATTCCTTGTACGCGCTCTTCAAGCCGGAACGCTGATACCGCTGGCTTCCACCGGGTTGTTTGCACGTCCGCTGGCTCGCCATTTCTTTGCCCGCCCTTCGGCTGCATCGGATAGAATCCTGGTTCTGATAAACCTGAATGGTGGAAACGACGGGTTGAACACCGTTGTCCCCTATGCCGATCCGCTCTATTTCAAGGCTCGCCCAAACATCAAGCTCCCCACGGACCAGGTGCTGAAACTGAACAACGATTTGGCATTGCACCCTTCCATGGGTGCGGTGCATGATATGTTCAAAGCGGGAACCGCTGCGGTGGTCTCCAATGTGGGCTATCCGTACCAAGATCGCTCCCACTTCCGCTCGACGGACATCTGGAACTCCGCTTCCGATGCTGAGAAAGTTCTCTTCACCGGATGGATTGGCCGATATATCGAGAACGCACATCCAGAATATCCGGCCCAGCTTCCAACCGCTCCGTTTGCAATTCAGGTGTCGTCCAGCACTTCCCTGCTGTTGCAAGGGGAAGCAGGGAACACCGGCATCGCGATTGATAATCCCGACCGTTTCTACAATCTGGCCAAAGGGCTTGGAAGCAGTGATTCCCCAGTCCCCGCAACGCTTGCTGGGCCGGAACTGAAATATGTTCGGGAAATCCTTGAGCAATCGAACACCTTCTCGACTGCGATCAACCAAGCGATGCTGGGAAGCACAACCAACGCACAGTACGACGCCGACAACTTCTCCTCGCAGTTGAAAGTTGTGGCACGGCTGATCAATGGCGGGCTTGGAACCACTGTCTTTGTGGTGACGCTGGGCGGGTTCGACACCCACTCGGCACAGTTGGCGCAGCAGGCAGCATTGCTGGGCCGGTTGTCGCGTGGGATCAAGAGTTTCTTTGATGACATCACCGCAAGCGGGAATGCCAACCGGGTGACGTGCGTCACCTACTCCGAGTTCGGGCGGCGGGTCAACGAAAATGGCTCAGCCGGAACCGATCACGGCGCGGCGGCTCCGCTGTTTGTGTTCGGGAACTCTGTGAATGGTGGGGAAATCTATGGCGGGAATCCAAACCTTACCGACCTTGATAGCCGGGGTGATATTCAATACACCGTGGATTTCCGGCAGGTCTATGCTGCGGTGCTGGAGGATTGGATGGGGCTAACCAATGCCGACGCGAAGAATGCGTTGCTTGGGGATTTCACAAAGCTCCCTCTGTTCAAAACTTCCTCCTCCTACTACGCCGACGATGCGGTAATGGCCGGAATGGTGTTGGAGCAAAACGCACCGAACCCAGCCATCAGTGGAACAACCGTCACCTTCACCACCCCAATCCAGGGGTACGCAACGCTCCGGCTTTACTCCGCCGATGGCAGGTTTGCGGGTGAGTATCTAAGCCAGACGGTGCAAGCCGGGCAGCATCGGATACCGGTGAACGTGAGCAATATCCCCTCCGGGCGGTATCTGTATCGGCTGCAAATCGGGCGATTCCAGATGGAGAAGTGGATGACGGTGGTGAGGTAA
- a CDS encoding 30S ribosomal protein S1 produces MAQEAAPAEGNAQSTEESTPAAAPAEEPEQRGGRRGSKLPEEEQRALWAELTEKKNKHEEIELTVISHNRGGVVAGYKGLEIFLPMSHWSLDRAVPNPTIDAIPGEPFKANILEITEFETDARRITATRRSILRRSLMDSLEVGHRSTGVVTSVLHFGIFVDIGGVDGMVHASEISYDRTKQPSELVRKGQRVEVIIKEIDRQKKRIYLGMKELLPSPWGGADERFQAGSVYPGRVVGLSQVGAFVEIAPGIEGFVRLREFSWTKRIQHPSEMLRKGAEVNVKILEINAKRERLALSLRQAGENPWETLSQKFALGTNWEAQVKEISSKGVVVTVEDVEGFLPRGRMGRAAHRLSEMKAGEQLPVHVVDIDPANQSLIFGLVIEHDDSAPEEEPVRREGGFRGREGGGNRGERGEGHRRGEGGGGRREGGRDGGGRRDHRGDRGERGDRDRPVAPPQPPQNELKNSKLIGNFSIGDLLGEAVKKQLNYDEPAPQPEVAPVAAAPEAPAAVPAPPPPAAPAETQPEAVAAAAPAPADAPEAPAASEESGQS; encoded by the coding sequence GTGGCTCAGGAAGCTGCACCGGCAGAAGGTAACGCCCAATCAACAGAGGAATCCACTCCTGCCGCCGCGCCAGCAGAAGAGCCGGAACAGCGTGGTGGTCGGCGTGGCAGCAAACTTCCTGAGGAAGAGCAACGTGCCCTCTGGGCCGAACTTACCGAGAAGAAAAACAAGCATGAGGAGATTGAGCTTACGGTCATCTCGCACAACCGTGGTGGGGTGGTTGCTGGCTATAAAGGGCTTGAGATTTTCCTTCCAATGTCGCATTGGAGCTTGGATCGTGCCGTTCCGAACCCAACGATTGACGCAATCCCGGGCGAACCATTCAAGGCAAATATTCTGGAGATAACCGAGTTTGAAACGGACGCACGCCGCATAACCGCGACCCGCCGTTCCATCCTTCGTCGCTCGTTGATGGATTCCTTGGAAGTTGGCCACCGCAGCACCGGGGTCGTAACATCCGTCCTGCATTTCGGAATCTTCGTGGATATCGGCGGGGTTGATGGAATGGTGCATGCTTCGGAAATCAGCTACGACCGAACCAAACAACCATCCGAACTTGTCCGCAAAGGGCAACGGGTGGAGGTCATCATCAAGGAAATTGACCGCCAGAAAAAACGGATATACTTAGGGATGAAGGAGTTGCTCCCTTCACCCTGGGGCGGTGCCGACGAACGCTTTCAAGCTGGTTCGGTCTATCCCGGAAGGGTCGTTGGCCTTAGCCAAGTTGGAGCATTTGTGGAGATTGCCCCAGGTATCGAAGGCTTTGTTCGCCTGCGTGAGTTCTCATGGACCAAACGAATTCAGCACCCCAGTGAGATGCTGAGGAAAGGTGCTGAAGTCAACGTGAAAATCCTAGAGATCAACGCAAAGCGGGAACGGTTAGCACTCAGCTTGCGCCAAGCTGGCGAGAATCCCTGGGAGACCCTGTCCCAAAAATTTGCGCTGGGAACCAACTGGGAAGCACAGGTGAAAGAAATCTCCAGCAAAGGCGTGGTGGTGACGGTTGAAGATGTTGAAGGGTTCCTGCCACGCGGGCGAATGGGGCGTGCTGCACACCGCTTGTCCGAAATGAAAGCTGGCGAACAGCTCCCCGTTCACGTTGTAGATATTGACCCAGCAAACCAATCGCTCATCTTTGGGCTTGTTATTGAACATGATGACAGCGCACCGGAAGAAGAACCTGTGCGGCGTGAAGGCGGATTCCGCGGGCGCGAAGGTGGGGGAAATCGTGGCGAGCGTGGTGAAGGACATCGGCGCGGAGAGGGTGGGGGCGGGCGGCGTGAAGGTGGGCGCGATGGAGGCGGACGGCGTGACCACCGCGGCGACCGTGGTGAGCGCGGCGACCGTGACCGCCCAGTTGCCCCGCCACAGCCACCGCAGAACGAGCTGAAAAACTCCAAGCTGATCGGCAACTTCTCCATTGGTGACCTTTTGGGCGAAGCTGTCAAAAAGCAATTGAACTACGATGAGCCAGCACCGCAACCGGAAGTAGCTCCTGTTGCAGCAGCTCCAGAAGCTCCGGCAGCCGTACCAGCTCCGCCGCCGCCAGCAGCTCCTGCTGAAACTCAGCCCGAGGCCGTAGCCGCCGCCGCACCTGCGCCAGCGGATGCGCCGGAAGCACCAGCAGCAAGCGAAGAGTCTGGGCAGTCGTAA
- a CDS encoding glutamate racemase: MHTPFSPIGLFDSGIGGLSVARQVMRILPNENIVYFGDTARVPYGTKSPETVIGYSLEAAAFLRSQGVKLIIIACNTASAVALQAVQLASDVPVLGVIRPGAAAAVAATKNGVVGVIGTQGTVRSLAYQNAITDLSFTASVLAQPCPLFVTLAEEGHTYHPGTLIFAREYLHPLLRQSIDTLILGCTHYPLLQPSISEVCGPAVTLIDPGIATAQEALGLLQSSGMLNSSTSLPRYEYYLTDIPLKFIEVGERFLGRTLHHVHRIQLDDLPAAHR, encoded by the coding sequence ATGCACACTCCTTTCTCCCCCATCGGGTTGTTTGATTCTGGCATCGGAGGGCTATCGGTAGCCCGGCAAGTGATGCGAATCCTGCCGAATGAGAACATCGTGTACTTCGGCGATACCGCCCGCGTTCCATACGGGACCAAATCGCCCGAAACAGTGATTGGATACTCGCTTGAGGCCGCTGCCTTTTTGCGCTCGCAAGGGGTGAAGCTGATTATCATTGCTTGCAATACGGCATCGGCAGTTGCCCTTCAAGCGGTGCAATTGGCATCCGATGTTCCAGTGCTTGGTGTGATTCGGCCAGGCGCGGCAGCAGCCGTGGCAGCAACGAAGAACGGTGTGGTGGGGGTCATTGGTACTCAGGGTACTGTGAGGTCGTTAGCTTATCAGAATGCAATAACGGATTTATCATTTACCGCATCCGTCCTTGCCCAACCGTGCCCGCTCTTCGTCACCCTTGCCGAAGAAGGCCATACCTACCACCCCGGAACTTTGATCTTTGCACGCGAATACTTGCACCCCTTGCTCCGCCAGTCCATTGACACCCTCATTCTTGGATGCACCCACTACCCCCTATTGCAACCCAGCATTAGCGAGGTCTGCGGCCCCGCCGTGACGTTGATTGATCCTGGAATTGCAACCGCCCAAGAAGCATTGGGACTGCTGCAATCATCTGGGATGCTGAACTCCTCAACATCCCTCCCACGGTATGAATACTACCTTACAGACATCCCACTCAAGTTCATTGAAGTTGGCGAGCGGTTCTTGGGACGAACGCTTCATCATGTCCACCGCATCCAACTTGATGATTTACCAGCGGCTCACCGATAA
- a CDS encoding sigma-54-dependent Fis family transcriptional regulator, whose translation MNVLLVDDEPNIVKTIAISLSAMDLQVESFVHPRQALEYARSSPKFDIAFLDLKMYPMDGIELMEELLRIMPKLTVVIITAHGTVDTAVKAIKRGAFDYLQKPFDLEQLRLFINAVVHYHRLKTAANHSEQPAVYSKDIITQDARIVELLTLATRVAATPLTVLIEGESGTGKELFAKLIHERSLRASEPYVKVNCAAIPENLLESELFGHIQGAFTGALKDRVGRFEAASGGTIFLDEVGELPLPLQSKLLRVLQSREYERLGESNTRTVDVRVVAATNRDLAQEIQLGNFREDLFYRLNSVRLKIPPLRERKKDIPILVAHFLQKYGSQKSATLTVSSDAMDALMKHEWKGNIRELENAISRAVFLAVGSEIRVDDLPDELRLLAKHNHANEQEHGQTLEDIEREHIARVLAEAKNYEEAAKILDIDTATLWRKRKKYNL comes from the coding sequence ATGAACGTGCTTCTGGTTGACGACGAGCCGAATATCGTAAAAACGATTGCTATTAGCCTTTCGGCAATGGATTTGCAAGTGGAGTCGTTTGTTCATCCACGGCAAGCATTGGAGTATGCAAGAAGCTCTCCGAAATTCGACATCGCATTCCTTGATCTGAAGATGTATCCAATGGATGGCATCGAATTAATGGAGGAGTTGCTGAGGATAATGCCGAAGCTAACAGTAGTGATTATCACCGCTCACGGAACGGTGGATACTGCTGTGAAGGCGATTAAGCGGGGCGCGTTCGATTACTTGCAGAAGCCGTTCGATCTTGAGCAGCTACGGCTGTTTATCAACGCTGTGGTTCATTATCACCGATTAAAAACGGCGGCAAATCATTCTGAGCAGCCGGCGGTGTATTCCAAAGATATTATCACTCAAGATGCAAGAATAGTGGAGTTGTTGACGCTTGCTACCCGCGTTGCGGCAACACCATTAACTGTGCTAATCGAAGGGGAAAGCGGAACCGGAAAAGAGTTGTTTGCAAAGCTCATCCACGAGCGCAGTTTGCGAGCTTCGGAGCCGTACGTGAAGGTGAACTGCGCTGCAATCCCCGAAAATCTGCTGGAGTCAGAATTATTTGGCCATATCCAAGGCGCATTTACTGGGGCTTTAAAGGATAGAGTTGGAAGGTTTGAGGCAGCCAGCGGCGGCACGATTTTTTTAGATGAGGTTGGCGAACTACCATTGCCGCTGCAATCGAAATTGTTGCGCGTGCTGCAAAGCCGTGAGTATGAGCGGCTTGGAGAAAGCAACACCCGGACGGTTGACGTGCGGGTTGTTGCCGCGACAAATCGCGACTTGGCTCAGGAAATACAGTTGGGGAATTTTCGTGAGGATCTTTTTTACCGTTTAAACAGCGTCCGCTTGAAAATCCCACCGTTGCGCGAGCGTAAAAAAGACATCCCCATACTGGTAGCGCATTTTCTACAAAAATACGGTTCCCAAAAGTCTGCTACGCTAACGGTCAGCAGCGATGCAATGGATGCCTTGATGAAGCATGAGTGGAAAGGGAATATCCGTGAGCTTGAAAATGCAATTAGCCGTGCGGTGTTTTTGGCTGTGGGATCGGAAATCAGAGTTGATGATTTACCGGATGAACTGCGGCTGCTTGCCAAGCATAACCACGCCAACGAACAAGAGCATGGGCAAACATTGGAGGATATTGAGAGGGAGCATATTGCCCGTGTGCTTGCCGAGGCAAAAAATTATGAGGAAGCCGCTAAAATCTTAGATATAGACACCGCCACTTTATGGAGAAAACGCAAAAAGTACAATCTGTAG